The Microterricola viridarii nucleotide sequence CCGCAGCGTCATCGACGTGACGGCCGACCCCGCGGAGTGGCAGGAGCGGCTGCGGCAGCTTGCTGCAGCGACACTCCACCACTTCGTGCTCTACCCGGCGATCGCCATCGAGGCGACGGTGCTCACCACGCAGGGGCCGGGCGAGTTGGCGGCCGTCGAGCTGATGCTCGACGCCTTCTCCCGCGCCGGCCTCGACGAGGACGAGGTGGTGCACCAGTACGCCCTGATGGCCTCGCTCGTGCTCTCCACCGCAGCCGGTATCGCGCGGGCCCGCGGGGAGCGCGCCCCCGTCAGCGGCGAGAAGAGCCCCTGGATCGAGGGCCCGCTGCTCGCGGACCCGCGCAAGTATCCCCTCGTCGCTTCCCTGGCCGGCAAGCTCGCCGACCTGGAGGACCAGACGCTGTTCATTTTCGGCGTCGATGCCCTGATCGAATCGGCCGAGCGCCGTGCAGCCACGCCGCGCTGAGGCCCGGGTGGTGCAGCTCCGCCGCTACCAGTTGGCCCCCGGCAGCTACGCGGAGTTCACCCAGTGGTGGGCCGAGCGGATGCGGCCGCTGCGCCTCGCGGCCGGCTTCGACATCGAGCTCGCCTACGGGCTGCCCTCGTCGGAAGAGTTCGTCTGGGCGGTGAGCGCCCCCGGCGACCTGGCGGCGTTCCTCGCCCTCGAGGCCGCCTACCTGGCATCGGAGGCGCGCGCCGAGGTCATGCGGACGCAGCCGGAGCCGGCGCTGTCGATGCAGGTCGAGTTCGTCGAGCAGATCGGCTAATCGCCGGCATCCGCTGACCCGTCCGAATGCTGCGGGAAACGCCGCGGGAAACGCCGCGCAGGACGTGGCGCGGAGCCTAGAAGCTGCCGCCCATGGTGCGCAGTCGCTCGACCCGGTCGGCGATCGGCGGGTGGGTGCTGAACAGGCGGTCCATGATGCCGGGCTTCAGCGGGTCGGCGATCCAGAGGTGCGCCATCGACGAGTTCTGGCGCTGCATCGGCCGACCGTAGGCCTCCAGCTTGAGCAGCGCGTTGGCGAGGGCCTCCGGGTGCCGGGTGGTCATCGCGCCCGTCGCATCGGCCAGGTACTCGCGCTGCCGGGAGACGGCCATCTGCACCATGCCGGCCACGAGCGGGGCGACCAGCATGGCCACGAGGCCGAAGACCATGACAATCGGGTTGCTGTTGTTGTTGCTGTTGCGGCTGAAGAAGGCCATCCGCATCAGCATGTCGGCGATGAAGCCGACGGCCACGACGAGCCCGAAGACGACCATCGAGAGGCGGATGTCGTAGTTGCGCACGTGGCCGAGCTCGTGCGCCATGACGCCCTCCAGCTCGGAGTCGTCCATGATCTCGAGCAGCCCCGTCGTCGCGGCGACGATGGCGTGCTCTGGGTCGCGCCCGGTGGCGAACGCGTTCGGCGCCGGGTCGTTGATGATGTAGACCTTCGGCATGGGCGTGCCGGTGGTGATCGAGAGGTTCTCGACGACGCGCCAGAGCCGGGGGTGGTCGGTCACCGAGGTGACCTCGATGCCGCCGCTCATGGCCACGGCCTGCCTGCTGGCCAGGAAGTACTGGAACACGGCGTACAGCGTCGCCACGACGAGCGTCGTCACCACGATCGACGGGCTCTGGTAAATGGCCCCGGCCAACCAGCCCAGGCCGCCGATGATCAGCAGAAAGAAGATGATGATGAAGACGGTGTTGCGCTTGTTGCGGGCTATCGCGCTATACATGTTTCCTGATCACGGAGTCCTGGGCAGAGGCGGGTGCGTGTGTGCGGTTCGTTCTAGAGCGGTGCGTTCTAGAACTGCACGCGGGGCGGCTCGGCAATCGCCGCGGCATCCGCCACCTCGAAGAACTGACGCTCGCCGAAGCCGAGCTTGCCCGCGAAGAAGTTGTTCGGGAACACCTTGATCTTGGTGTTCATCTCGCGCACGCCACCGTTGTAGAAGCGGCGCGCGGCCTGGATCTTGTCCTCGGTGTCGACGAGCTCACCCTGCAGCTGCAGGTAGTTCTGGCTGGCCTGGAGCTGCGGGTAGGCCTCGGCCACCGCGAAGATGCTCTTCAGCGCGCTCTGCATGTGGTTCTCAGCGATGGTCGCATCGGCCGGCGTCTGCACCGAGAGGCTCTCGGCGCGGGCCTTGGTCACACTCTCGAACACGCCACGCTCGTGGGCGGCGTAGCCCTTGACGGTCTCGATCAGGTTCGGGATCAAGTCGGCACGGCGCTTCAGCTGCACGGTGATGTCACTCCACGCCTCGTCGACGCGCACATTCAGCGTGACCAACGAGTTGTACGTCGCCCAGAGGTAGATGCCGACGATGGCAGCGAGGACGACGACGATAAGAATCGGGATGAGCCATTCCATGGCAGATGCTCCTTGAGAACGCGTGTTTGTGGTGCGGGACTTGCTTGGGTGCTTCTCCATACTATGGGTCGGTTTCCGGCATTCATGGCGTTCCCACCAGACTCCAAGGCGCCCCGCCGCATACTCCCGGCCTGCCGCCGCGACGCGCCGCGAAAACGACCCCGGTTCGGGGGTATCTGCGCGGCGGGAAGGGGCGAATAATACGAGCATGACAATCACTGCGGATGTCGCCGACGTCGCGATCAGCATCGACGGGCTGCATGTGCGGCGAGGGAAGAGCCCCGTGCTGCACGGGTTGCGGCTCTCCGTTCCGCGCGGCCAGGTGGTCGGCCTGCTCGGCCCGAGCGGATGCGGCAAGACCACCCTGATGCGCTCGATCGTCGGGGTGCAGCAGATCGAGTCGGGAACGGTCACGGTGCTCGGCCAGCCCGGCGGCAGCGCCGGGCTCCGGCACAGGATCGGCTACGTCACCCAGGCGGCCAGCGTCTACGACGATCTCACGGTGCGGCAGAACCTCGACTACTTCCGACGCGTGCTCGGGGCTCCGGCCGGGGACACGCAACGCGTGCTCGAGGCGACCGCGCTCACCCCGCAGGCCGAGCGCCTCGCCGGCGATCTCTCGGGCGGCCAGCGCAGCCGGGTGTCGCTGGCGACGGCGCTCCTCGGCTCCCCCGAGCTGCTGGTGCTCGACGAGCCGACGGTGGGCCTCGACCCGGTGCTGCGGGTCGAGTTGTGGGGGATGTTCCACCGGCTCGCGGCATCCGGGGTCAGCCTGCTCGTCTCCAGCCACGTGATGGACGAGGCCACCCGCTGCGACCGGCTGCTGCTCATGCGCGACGGCGAGATCCTCTTCGACGACACCCCGGCGGCGCTGCTCGCCAGCGCCGGCAAGAGCGACGCCGAGGGCGCCTTCCTCGAGGTGATCACGCGGCAGGGCCCGCCGACGCCCGCCCGGCATGTGCTGCCGCGCAAGCGCCCGGGCCACGGCGCGCGGAGGGAGCACTCGTGAACGCGCGGAGGCTGTTCGCGACCACGGGCCGGGTGCTCACCCAGATCCGGCACGACCCCCGCACCATCGCGCTGCTCCTGCTCGTGCCGACGCTGCTGATCGGCCTCGTGGCGTGGATCTTCTCCGACACGACGGTCTTCGACACGATCGGGCCGGCGATGATCGCACTGTTCCCGTTCATCGTCATGTTCCTGGTGACCAGCATCGCCACGCTACGGGAGCGCCGCACCGGTACCCTGGAGCGGCTGCTGGCGATGCCGCTCGGCCGCGGCGACTTCCTGGCCGGCTACACGCTCGCCTTCGGCGGGCTCGCCGTGGTGCAGGCCAGCATCGCCGTCGCCTTCGCTGTCTGGGTGTGCGGTCTGGAGATCTCCGGACCAATCGGCCTGCTGCTGGTGGTGGCGGTGATGGACGCCGTGCTCGGCACCACGCTCGGCCTGCTGGCGAGTGCGTTCGCCCGCACCGAGTTTCAGGTCGTGCAGTTCATGCCGGTGATCGTGTTCCCGCAGATCCTGCTCGGCGGCATCTTCCTGCCGCGCGACCAACTGCCCGATGTGCTGCGCGCGATCAGCGACTGGCTGCCGCTCTCGCACGCGATCGACGCGCTGAACGACGTCGCGGCCGGCGTCGCCGACTACGGCCCCGTTTGGGTCGATGTTGCCATCATCGCCGCGTGGGCGATCGGTGCGGTTGTGCTCGGCTCGCTGACGCTGCGGCGACGGACGCCCTAGCCCCGGTATCCGGCATCCGGCATCCGGCATCCGGCATCCGGCATCCGGCCTCCGGTCTCCGGTCTCCGGTCTCCGGTCTCCGGTCTCCGGTCTCCGGTCCAAAACCGACCACGGTGCGGGGTCTCGATACGCTCGTTCCTCGCTACTCGACCAACGGAAGCCGGCAACCTCCGTTGGCTCGAGGAAGCGCCAGCAACCGAAGCCACCCCCGCCTCCGCGCCACTTCCCGCCATCTCCGCCGCCGCGGCGGGACGCAGAGCGCAGAAAGTGGCGCGGAGCGCGCCCTCCCCGCTGGTCGAGTAGGCCCGCCAGGGCCGTATCGAGACCCGGCATCCGGCCGGAAACCAAGCCCCCCACGAGGTCTCGATACGCTCGTTCCTCGCTACTCGACCAACGGAAGCGGGCAATTCCCCGCTGGCTGGAGGGAGCACCAGCGACCGAAGCCCGGAGCGTGTGCGCGATCAGGTTGGAGGGGTTTCCTTGTGGCCGCGGCTCCTACTCGACCAGCACCGGCTGGCGCTCGCGCTGCTGTTCGAGCAGGTCGGCGAGCTGGGTGCGGGACTTTGTCGATCTTCGCCAGGGCGTCTCGACCTCGCTGCGGCCGTTCCGCAGCCAGGGCGGGGGTTTCACGTCCGGGACGCCGTCGATCATCAGGATCCGCCAGCCGCTCGTCTCGATGGTGCGGTGGTGGTACCAGCAGAGGAGGACTCCGTTGCAGGTCTCGGTTTCGCCGCCGTCGCGATAGGCGATGACGTGGTGGATCTCGGACCAGGCGGCCGGGATGGAGCAGCCGGGGATGATGCAGCCGCCGTCGCGCAGGCTGATGGCCCGGCGCTGGACGGCGTTGAACACCCGATCGGTCGTGCTCAGGCTGACCAGGCGCCCGTCGTCGCCGATCAATGCATGCTGGAGGCCGCCCGCGCAGGCGAACTGCTCGACGGCGCGCAGGGACAGCGGTGCCTCGCAGCCCTCGATGAACCCGGACCCGTTGTGGGCGGCGAGGTCGGCCTGCCGCACCGAGACCAGCACCGTCGGGGCGGCCCCGCCCAGGGTTGGGGCGGCGGCGCTGCGGGCGGCGCCGTCGATCAGGCTCGCGAACACATCGTGCCGGGCCTGCGCGGTCGCCCGCGGGTCCTTCGGCTGGTCCGGGTCGGCGTCAGCGAAGGTGGGCTTCGAGCGCGGGCTGAGGTACGCGTTCAGCAGGGTCTCGAACTTCGCGTCGATCTCCGGCAACAGCGCCATCCTGCGGTGGACCAGGCCGCCCCGGGTGAGGCCGCCGCTGATGCCGCGGGCGGCCATCGCCCGCTCCTCAATCGGTTCGGTGCCGTCCTCATCGCGCACGCTCTCCCAGACCCGGGCCTGCCCGCGCACCTCGTCCGCCGCGAACGGCAGCGCGGACTCGATCGTGGGGCCGGTCGCCGCGGCCACGAGGGCGGTCTCGGCGTGTTCGACGTTGAGGTCGCCGACCCGGCCGCGGATCGGGTCGAGAGTGTCGATGATCGCCAGAGCGCTGTCGTAGCCGAGCGAACCGGCACGGAGGGCGTCGGCAACCTGCTCGAAGCGGGCCGGCATCGTGTCCCCGGTGAGCGCGGTGCGGGGCCGGACGGCCGCCCCGAGCCGCATCCGCTGCGTGAGGGTGCGCTCGGACGCCAGCGTCACCCGGGCGAGGAGTTCGACCCCGTTCCGGCAGCCCTTCCTGGCCGAGAGGCGTTCCTCGCCGAGCTCGCGGCGGGAGCGGAACGCGACCTCCCCAGCGGCCCGGATGCGGAGAGCGTCGGCGAGCCGGCCGACGGCCTCGGCCGTCGCAGTGAGCTCGAGCAGGGCGTCATCGCGCAGCATCCGCTCATCGGATCCGGCGAGGGCGGCGGCGAGGAGGGACTGTGCCTCTGCCAGCTGCCCCGTCGCGATTCCCATGACACCATTTTACGGCGGAAAGCAAGGGCGTGACGAAGAAAATCCCTGATGTGGATAACTTTCTGTTCGTGCGGCGGGGTCTCGATACGCTCGTTCCTCGCTACTCGACCAACGGGTTGCGGCAGGGCCTGTTGCCGGTTCCGACGGGCTCGACCAGAGGGCTTCGGTCGCTCGTTCCTCGCTCCCTCAGCCGACGTGGGGAGGGAAGCTCAGCCGACGTGGGGAGAGGGACACGCGAGTCGCACGCTGACTGGAGGCGGGGCGCGGGAGTCGCACGCTGGCTGGAGGGAGCGCCAGCGACCGAAGCCCTGACACAGCAGGAGACGGGCGGGGTGTCGACACGCTCAACCAACGGAGCCCTTTGGACGGGCGGCGCGGAGGAGCGAGCGGCGCTCAGTCGCCGAGCACCCGGCGCAGGTACGGGTTCGCGAAGACGCGGTCCGGGTCCAGCTGGTCGCGCACGGCGAGGAAGTCGTCGAATCGCGGGTACACCGTGCGCAGCGACTCGGCGTCGCGGTAGTGCATTTTGCCCCAGTGCGGCCGGCCGTCGTGCGCGATCATGATCTGCTCGACGGCGCGGAAGTACTCCTCCGGGTCCTCGCGGAAGAAGCGGTGCACTGCGATATAGCCGCTCTCGCGGCCGTACGCCGTCGACAGCCAGTTGTCGTCGGCGGCCGCCGCGCGCACCTCCAACGGGAACGAGATCTTCCAGCCCCTGCGCTCGATCAGCGCGCGCACCTCGGCGAGCGCGGCCGGCACCGCCGCGAGCGGCACCGCATACTCCATCTCGCGGAAGCGCACCGTCCTGCTGGTGGTGAAGACCGACGGCGAGAGGTCGGTGAAATCGCGATTGCCGGTGACCTTGTCGGCCAGCCGGCTGAGCCGTGGGATGGTCGCCGGCGCGAGGCGGCCGAGGTTGCACAGCGCCCGGTACAGGGTGTTGCCGACGAGCTCGTCGTCGACCCAGCGCTTGAACGGCGGGATCGGGGCGAGCACGGCGTCCCCCGGCAGCCGGGTGTTGGTCTTGGTCAGCGCCGTCTCGGTGTGCGGGAACCAATAGAACTCGAAGTGGTCGACGGATGCCGTGCGCTCCAGGAACCCGTCCATGACGGCGGCCAGCGGCTCCGGCCGCTCGACGGCCTGCAACGCGAAGGCGGGCACCAGTTGCATCGTGATGTCGACGATCACGCCGAGCGCGCCGAGTCCGAGCCGGGCGGCCGGCAGCAGCTCGGCGTTCGATGTGTCGCCGTTGCAGTCGGTGCCGATCCGCATCAGCTCGCCGCGGCCCGTCACCAGCGTCAGCCCGATGATCTGGGTGGCGAGCCCCCCGAGCTTCAGGCCGGTGCCGTGCGTGCCCGTCGAGGTGGCGCCGGCGATGGTCTGCTTGTCGACATCGCCCATGTTCGGCAGGGCCAGCCCCAGCGGGGCGAGCAACCCGGGCAGCTGGTACAGATTCGTCCCGGCCGCGAGGGTCACCTGGTGCTTCGCCACGTTGTGGGCGATGACGCCGCGCAGCCCGGAGAGCTCCAGCTGCACGCCGGGCGCCACCGCGATGCCGGTGAAGCTGTGCCCGGCTCCGATCGCCTTGATCGGGAGCCCGGCGGACGCGGCCGCCTGCACGGCGCGCTGCACGGCGCCGACGCTGGCCGGGCGTTCGACGCGCACCGGGCGCACCGACTCGCTGCGGCCCCAATTGCGCCAGATCGCCCCGGTCGCGGCCATCGTTGCTCCCCCACTGCTCGTTCCAGTCCCTGCCGCTCCCGGGGCGTGGCCCTCGCGGGTGCTCTCTCCACTCACAGGAATGCCTTTCCCTCGCCGCGATAGCTGGGCATCATGCCCACCACCTGGTCGCCGTCGACCAGCGCGAATTCGTTGACGTGCTCGGCGAGTTCGCCGGACTTCGTGTGCCGCAGCCACACCCGGTCGCCGGGCCGCAGTCGGCGGGCCGCCTCCCCGGTGAGCGGGCTCTGCACCTCGCCGGCCATCTCGCGCGACACGTAGCTCAGGCCCTCCGGCCAGACCAGTTGCGGCAGCCTGTCGACGTTGGGCGGGCCGGATGCCACCCACCCGCCGCCCAGCATGGTGGCGGTGTCCCCCGTGGCCTTGCGCACGATCGGCAGCGCGAACGCGGCGGCCGGCGCCGGCGCGAAGTGCTCGTAGTTGTCGAAGAGGTGCCCGCCGAAGATCCCGCTGCCGGCGGCGATCTCGGTGACGGACGGGTCACTCGCCGTGCTCTCCAGCGAGCCGGTGCCGCCGCCGTTGACGAACTGCAGCGGTGCGATGGCGCGCACAGCGGCCACCGCGGCGCCGCGGCGCTCGTGCAGCTCGGCGACGGACTGCCTCTGCATCCACCGGTTGACCGCGCCGTCGACGGGCTTGCCGATTGGCCGGTTGCCGACGCCGGCGATCTGCGCCTCGTACGCCATCATGCCGACGAGCTCGAAACCGGGCCGGGCGACGATGTAGCCGGCGAGTGCGCGGGTGTCCTCGACGCTGTGCACCGGGGACCGCCAGACGCCGAGGTGGCCCAGCACGGGCGCGTTCCAGGAGGCGTCGAGTTCCAGGCACACCCGGATGCTCTCCCGCTCCCCCGGCTTCAGCACCGCGTCGATGACGTTCAGCTGGTCTGGCGAGTCGACCATCAGCGTGACGCGGGCGGCCAGCTCCGGCGAGGTGGCCAGGCGCCGGATGGCGGCGCGGTCCACGCTCGGGTAGCCGACGACGACGTCGTCGACCGTCTCGGCCAGCCAGAGTGCCTCGGCCAGCGTGTAGGCGAGCACTCCGTGGTAGCCGGGCAGGGCGAGCAGCTGCTCGATCACCCCGCGCACGCGGAGCGATTTGCTGGCCACCCGGATCGGCGTGCCGGCGGCCCGGCGCAGCATGTCGCTGGCGTTGTGCCGCAGCGCGTCCAGCGCCAGCACGGCGAAGGGCGGGTCCAGCTCGGCCGTGGCGGCGTCGAGGGCGCGCCAGTAGTCGGCGCCGTCGAAGCGGGCGGGCAGCGCGGACGCCGCCATGCCGGCATCCGGCAGCTCGAAGCCCGAGCGCAGCAGGAGCTCTGTCGTCATCAGCGCACTCCCTTCACTCGCGAGACGGCCAGTGCCCCGGCGAAGGCGAAGACGGCCGACATGAGGAACAGCCCTTGGAAGCTGCCGAGCATCGCCACGGTCGCGGCGCCCAGCATCGGGGCGATGGCCTGCGGCACGGTGGTGGCGATGTTCATGATGCCGAGGTCCTTGCCGCGGCTGGCCGGGTCGGGCAGCACCTGGGTGGCCAGCGCCTGGTCGACCGAGAGGAAGCAGCCGTAGCCGAGCCCGAGCAGCCCGGCGGCGACCATGGCAACGGGCAGGCTGGGGAAGAACGCCAGCATCAGCGCGGCGACGGCCTGGGCACTCGACGACATGAACACGAAGGACTTGCGCCGGCCCAAGCGGTCTGAGAGCCGGCCGAGCACGAGCGAGGCGAGCACGACGAAGACCATGTAGATCAGGGTGAGCAGGATCAGGTTCTCTTCGGCGTTCGCATCCTTCAGCTGGAACATCAGAAAGTAGAGCAGCAGGCTCGTGCCGAAGGCGTTGCCGAAGTTCACCAGGATGCGGCTGAGCAGCGTCCAGCCGAAGTCGGGGTAGCGACGTGGGCTGATCCACAGGCTGGCCAGAATGCCGCGGGTGCTGAGCGGCTCGCGCTGTGTCGGCAGCAGCACGGCCTCCGGCTTGAGCAGGAAGGGGATCATCAGCAGCACCAGCAGCACGGCCATCGAGAGGTAGCCGAGCAGCTGGCCGGTGAACACGGTGAGCACCAACACAAGGCCGAGGATGGTGCCGACGGCCTGCGGCGCCGACATCCAGCCAGACACGTAGCCGCGCTGGTTCACCGGCACCTGGTCCGAGATGGTCGCGGTCAGCGCGGCCGTGAGCACGCAGAAGCCGGTGCTGGCGATGATCCAACAGATCGCGATGCCCACCAGCTGGGTCTGGAAGCCGAGTGCGACCAGCGCGGCCGCGAACATCGCCGTGCCGACGGCGATCCACGGTCGGCGGCGGCCGAAGCGGGAGGTGGTGCGGTCGCTCAGCGCGCCGGTCAGCGGGAAGGCGAGCATCGCGATCAGCCCGGCGATGCCGGAGATCACGCCGAACGCGACGACGCTGTCCGTCCACTGCGCCGGCTTGAGCTGGGCGTCGATCTGCAGGGGCAGCAGCATCTGCACGGGTGTCAGCTGCGCCATCCAGATGCCGAGCCAGGCGCTGCCGAAGGCCGCGATCCAGCGGCCGGGAACCCGCTGGGTCGGTTCGGCGAAGACGCCGGGCAGCGTCGGGGCGCCACCGGCGCTCGTGGCCGTGGTCGTGGGGTCGCCGCTCATGACTGCCTGCCCAATCCTGCGAGCGCATCCGCCGCAAAGTCCATCACGGATGCCGCGGCCGCGTCGTCGCGGTCGACCAGCCAGGAGACGGTCAACCCGTCGGTCAGCACCACCAGCAGGCGGGCCACCTCCTCGACGGGAAGGATCCAGGTCGTGCCCGTGTGCTCGGCCGCCGTCGTCAGCGCGGCCGCGGCGAGCGTGTAGTAGTGGTCGTATTGCAGCCGGGCGAGCTGTTCCATGCCTTCCGAGCGCAGCGCCTGCTGGGTGAGTTCGAGCATCGCCTGCTCGCGCAGCGGGTCGGCGCGCAGCAGGTCGGCGTAGCGCTGCAGCCCGGCGCGGATGATGTCGCGCAGGGAGGCGTCGCCGTAGGGCCCGGGCAGCACGGCCGCCTCCTCGTGCGCGACGACGAAGGAGATGAGCTCGTGCATGAGCTCGTCGCGGGAGGAGAACGCGTAGTGGAAGCTGGCCAGCGACATGCCGGCCTCGGCGACGATGGCCCGCGTGGTGGCCGCCGCGACGCCCTGGGTGGCGACGACGCGCAGCGCCGCCTGGACAAGTGCCGCACGGCGTTCCGCCGCGGGGATGCGGGGCATCTGGACCTCCTTACACGACACTGAGCAAGTTTGTTCTCCGCCGCGCAA carries:
- a CDS encoding MFS transporter, which translates into the protein MSGDPTTTATSAGGAPTLPGVFAEPTQRVPGRWIAAFGSAWLGIWMAQLTPVQMLLPLQIDAQLKPAQWTDSVVAFGVISGIAGLIAMLAFPLTGALSDRTTSRFGRRRPWIAVGTAMFAAALVALGFQTQLVGIAICWIIASTGFCVLTAALTATISDQVPVNQRGYVSGWMSAPQAVGTILGLVLVLTVFTGQLLGYLSMAVLLVLLMIPFLLKPEAVLLPTQREPLSTRGILASLWISPRRYPDFGWTLLSRILVNFGNAFGTSLLLYFLMFQLKDANAEENLILLTLIYMVFVVLASLVLGRLSDRLGRRKSFVFMSSSAQAVAALMLAFFPSLPVAMVAAGLLGLGYGCFLSVDQALATQVLPDPASRGKDLGIMNIATTVPQAIAPMLGAATVAMLGSFQGLFLMSAVFAFAGALAVSRVKGVR
- a CDS encoding alanine racemase, producing MAASALPARFDGADYWRALDAATAELDPPFAVLALDALRHNASDMLRRAAGTPIRVASKSLRVRGVIEQLLALPGYHGVLAYTLAEALWLAETVDDVVVGYPSVDRAAIRRLATSPELAARVTLMVDSPDQLNVIDAVLKPGERESIRVCLELDASWNAPVLGHLGVWRSPVHSVEDTRALAGYIVARPGFELVGMMAYEAQIAGVGNRPIGKPVDGAVNRWMQRQSVAELHERRGAAVAAVRAIAPLQFVNGGGTGSLESTASDPSVTEIAAGSGIFGGHLFDNYEHFAPAPAAAFALPIVRKATGDTATMLGGGWVASGPPNVDRLPQLVWPEGLSYVSREMAGEVQSPLTGEAARRLRPGDRVWLRHTKSGELAEHVNEFALVDGDQVVGMMPSYRGEGKAFL
- a CDS encoding HNH endonuclease signature motif containing protein, with translation MGIATGQLAEAQSLLAAALAGSDERMLRDDALLELTATAEAVGRLADALRIRAAGEVAFRSRRELGEERLSARKGCRNGVELLARVTLASERTLTQRMRLGAAVRPRTALTGDTMPARFEQVADALRAGSLGYDSALAIIDTLDPIRGRVGDLNVEHAETALVAAATGPTIESALPFAADEVRGQARVWESVRDEDGTEPIEERAMAARGISGGLTRGGLVHRRMALLPEIDAKFETLLNAYLSPRSKPTFADADPDQPKDPRATAQARHDVFASLIDGAARSAAAPTLGGAAPTVLVSVRQADLAAHNGSGFIEGCEAPLSLRAVEQFACAGGLQHALIGDDGRLVSLSTTDRVFNAVQRRAISLRDGGCIIPGCSIPAAWSEIHHVIAYRDGGETETCNGVLLCWYHHRTIETSGWRILMIDGVPDVKPPPWLRNGRSEVETPWRRSTKSRTQLADLLEQQRERQPVLVE
- a CDS encoding TetR/AcrR family transcriptional regulator — protein: MPRIPAAERRAALVQAALRVVATQGVAAATTRAIVAEAGMSLASFHYAFSSRDELMHELISFVVAHEEAAVLPGPYGDASLRDIIRAGLQRYADLLRADPLREQAMLELTQQALRSEGMEQLARLQYDHYYTLAAAALTTAAEHTGTTWILPVEEVARLLVVLTDGLTVSWLVDRDDAAAASVMDFAADALAGLGRQS
- a CDS encoding M48 family metalloprotease, which encodes MYSAIARNKRNTVFIIIFFLLIIGGLGWLAGAIYQSPSIVVTTLVVATLYAVFQYFLASRQAVAMSGGIEVTSVTDHPRLWRVVENLSITTGTPMPKVYIINDPAPNAFATGRDPEHAIVAATTGLLEIMDDSELEGVMAHELGHVRNYDIRLSMVVFGLVVAVGFIADMLMRMAFFSRNSNNNSNPIVMVFGLVAMLVAPLVAGMVQMAVSRQREYLADATGAMTTRHPEALANALLKLEAYGRPMQRQNSSMAHLWIADPLKPGIMDRLFSTHPPIADRVERLRTMGGSF
- a CDS encoding LemA family protein: MEWLIPILIVVVLAAIVGIYLWATYNSLVTLNVRVDEAWSDITVQLKRRADLIPNLIETVKGYAAHERGVFESVTKARAESLSVQTPADATIAENHMQSALKSIFAVAEAYPQLQASQNYLQLQGELVDTEDKIQAARRFYNGGVREMNTKIKVFPNNFFAGKLGFGERQFFEVADAAAIAEPPRVQF
- a CDS encoding D-arabinono-1,4-lactone oxidase, whose product is MAATGAIWRNWGRSESVRPVRVERPASVGAVQRAVQAAASAGLPIKAIGAGHSFTGIAVAPGVQLELSGLRGVIAHNVAKHQVTLAAGTNLYQLPGLLAPLGLALPNMGDVDKQTIAGATSTGTHGTGLKLGGLATQIIGLTLVTGRGELMRIGTDCNGDTSNAELLPAARLGLGALGVIVDITMQLVPAFALQAVERPEPLAAVMDGFLERTASVDHFEFYWFPHTETALTKTNTRLPGDAVLAPIPPFKRWVDDELVGNTLYRALCNLGRLAPATIPRLSRLADKVTGNRDFTDLSPSVFTTSRTVRFREMEYAVPLAAVPAALAEVRALIERRGWKISFPLEVRAAAADDNWLSTAYGRESGYIAVHRFFREDPEEYFRAVEQIMIAHDGRPHWGKMHYRDAESLRTVYPRFDDFLAVRDQLDPDRVFANPYLRRVLGD
- a CDS encoding TetR/AcrR family transcriptional regulator, whose product is MATAVKRTSTRPKTSGATRVPLDRERIIAVGLELAAEPGSLSISVRELGTRLGTDPTAIYRHFRNKEQLMQALLDEVIHRSVIDVTADPAEWQERLRQLAAATLHHFVLYPAIAIEATVLTTQGPGELAAVELMLDAFSRAGLDEDEVVHQYALMASLVLSTAAGIARARGERAPVSGEKSPWIEGPLLADPRKYPLVASLAGKLADLEDQTLFIFGVDALIESAERRAATPR
- a CDS encoding ABC transporter permease, which translates into the protein MNARRLFATTGRVLTQIRHDPRTIALLLLVPTLLIGLVAWIFSDTTVFDTIGPAMIALFPFIVMFLVTSIATLRERRTGTLERLLAMPLGRGDFLAGYTLAFGGLAVVQASIAVAFAVWVCGLEISGPIGLLLVVAVMDAVLGTTLGLLASAFARTEFQVVQFMPVIVFPQILLGGIFLPRDQLPDVLRAISDWLPLSHAIDALNDVAAGVADYGPVWVDVAIIAAWAIGAVVLGSLTLRRRTP